A genomic stretch from Methylorubrum extorquens includes:
- the flgC gene encoding flagellar biosynthesis; cell-proximal portion of basal-body rod (Evidence 2b : Function from indirect experimental evidences (e.g. phenotypes); Product type s : structure), which yields MIDPLLSASRLASAGLEAQSLRMRVVSENLANAQSTGATPGADPYARKTVTFRAELDRAAGVASVRLREIGTDNAPFRTEHDPANAAADANGNVKLPNVNMLVEMADMREANRSYEANLQVIKQARAMVASVIDLLKS from the coding sequence ATGATCGATCCCCTGCTCTCCGCCTCGCGGCTCGCCAGCGCCGGCCTCGAAGCGCAATCGCTGCGCATGCGGGTCGTCTCCGAGAACCTCGCCAACGCGCAATCGACCGGCGCGACCCCGGGGGCCGATCCCTATGCCCGCAAAACGGTGACGTTCCGGGCCGAGCTCGACCGGGCGGCGGGCGTCGCCTCGGTGCGTCTGCGCGAGATCGGCACCGACAACGCCCCGTTCCGCACCGAGCACGACCCCGCCAACGCGGCCGCCGACGCGAACGGCAACGTCAAGCTGCCCAACGTGAACATGCTCGTCGAGATGGCCGACATGCGCGAGGCCAACCGCTCCTACGAGGCGAACCTCCAGGTCATCAAACAGGCCCGGGCCATGGTCGCCAGCGTCATCGATCTCCTGAAGTCCTGA
- the gatB gene encoding Aspartyl/glutamyl-tRNA(Asn/Gln) amidotransferase subunit B (Asp/Glu-ADT subunit B) (Evidence 2b : Function from indirect experimental evidences (e.g. phenotypes); Product type e : enzyme) codes for MLRERITAEMKAAMKAGEKQKLSTVRMIQAALKDRDIAARGEGKGETGEDEILALLQKMIKQRQEAAGVYEQGGRPELAESERAEAEIIQTFLPRQLDEAEMRTAIADAIAETGAESPKDMGKVIAALKGKYTGRMDFGRASALVKDALAGK; via the coding sequence ATGCTGCGCGAGCGCATCACCGCCGAAATGAAAGCGGCCATGAAGGCCGGCGAGAAGCAGAAGCTCTCGACCGTGCGCATGATTCAGGCGGCGCTCAAGGACCGCGACATCGCCGCGCGCGGCGAGGGCAAGGGTGAGACGGGCGAGGACGAAATCCTCGCGCTCCTCCAGAAGATGATCAAGCAGCGCCAGGAGGCCGCGGGCGTCTACGAGCAGGGCGGTCGGCCCGAACTCGCCGAGAGCGAACGCGCCGAGGCCGAGATCATCCAGACCTTCCTGCCGCGGCAACTGGACGAGGCCGAGATGCGCACGGCCATCGCCGACGCGATCGCCGAGACCGGCGCCGAGAGCCCGAAGGACATGGGCAAGGTGATCGCCGCGCTGAAGGGCAAATATACCGGCCGCATGGATTTCGGCCGCGCGAGCGCGCTGGTGAAGGACGCGCTGGCAGGGAAGTAA
- a CDS encoding conserved membrane protein of unknown function (Evidence 4 : Unknown function but conserved in other organisms), translated as MGRRPKRRRPRVTKNSTLAPISWPMAGSQKNQRPDRLGACRMTLDDARDDFSRLHRLFTFHLGVAVGLAWLTTLYAAASAPWVRNIRALIDPTDPMRIESTLSYLFVMPAVLTLAWASAYFGRETMRRFQTLPNQTLEFAAAAMVAFGVFYLSIDRAVAVIGAGF; from the coding sequence ATGGGACGGCGGCCCAAACGCCGCCGTCCCCGCGTCACAAAAAACTCCACCTTGGCCCCCATCTCCTGGCCCATGGCCGGATCGCAGAAGAATCAGCGGCCGGATCGTTTGGGGGCTTGCCGCATGACGCTCGACGACGCGCGCGACGACTTCTCGCGCCTGCATCGCCTGTTCACCTTCCACCTCGGCGTGGCGGTCGGGCTGGCGTGGCTGACGACCCTTTACGCGGCGGCTTCCGCGCCGTGGGTGCGCAACATCCGCGCGCTGATCGACCCGACCGATCCGATGCGGATCGAGAGCACGCTGTCCTACCTGTTCGTGATGCCGGCCGTCCTGACGCTCGCCTGGGCCTCCGCCTATTTCGGCCGCGAGACCATGCGCCGGTTCCAGACCCTACCGAACCAGACCCTCGAATTCGCCGCTGCGGCGATGGTGGCCTTCGGCGTGTTCTACCTGTCGATCGACCGCGCCGTCGCCGTCATCGGCGCCGGGTTCTGA
- the flgI gene encoding flagella basal body P-ring protein (Evidence 2b : Function from indirect experimental evidences (e.g. phenotypes); Product type s : structure) — translation MIRRLLLAVLLGLLTGLGFAVMTGPVFAAGTRIKDIATLKGVRDNQLFGYGLVTGLQGTGDTLRNAQFTEQSLQSLLDRLGINVRDARLRTRNIAAVMVTADLPPYTGTGSRIDVTVTSMGDATSLRGGTLLMTSLTGGDGLVYAAAQGPLAVSGFSVQGQAEQLTQGVPTAGRIPNGAMIEREVPGTFRDLPELVFELKNPDFKTATQIADAINAWSLGAFGRRIASARDQRAVVVMRGRQMAQTRLVAQIGDLTIQPDTPARVVVDQRTGTVVIGRNVTISTVAVTHGNLTVRVTEAPEVSQPEPFSNGQTVVVPRTEVSAREERGKLAILGGSDLQTLVRGLNQVGLKPTDIIAILQAVKTAGALQAELVVQ, via the coding sequence ATGATCCGTCGCCTGCTCCTCGCGGTGCTGCTCGGCCTGCTCACCGGCCTCGGCTTTGCCGTCATGACCGGCCCAGTCTTCGCCGCCGGCACCCGCATCAAGGACATCGCCACGCTCAAGGGCGTGCGCGACAACCAGCTCTTCGGCTACGGCCTCGTCACCGGCCTTCAGGGCACCGGCGACACCCTGCGCAACGCGCAGTTCACCGAGCAGTCGCTGCAATCGCTGCTCGACCGGCTCGGCATCAACGTGCGCGACGCCCGTCTGCGCACCCGCAACATCGCGGCCGTGATGGTGACCGCCGACCTGCCACCCTATACTGGCACCGGCTCGCGCATCGACGTCACCGTAACCTCCATGGGCGACGCCACGTCTCTGCGCGGCGGCACCCTGCTGATGACCTCGCTCACCGGCGGCGACGGCCTCGTCTACGCGGCGGCGCAAGGGCCGCTCGCGGTCTCGGGTTTCTCGGTGCAGGGCCAGGCCGAGCAGTTGACGCAAGGCGTGCCGACGGCGGGCCGCATCCCGAACGGCGCGATGATCGAGCGCGAGGTGCCCGGCACCTTCCGCGATCTGCCCGAACTCGTGTTCGAGCTGAAGAACCCGGACTTCAAGACCGCGACCCAGATCGCCGACGCGATCAATGCATGGTCGCTCGGTGCCTTCGGCCGTCGCATCGCCAGCGCGCGGGACCAGCGCGCCGTGGTGGTGATGCGCGGGCGCCAGATGGCCCAGACCCGGCTCGTGGCGCAGATCGGCGATCTGACGATCCAGCCCGACACGCCGGCCCGCGTCGTCGTGGACCAGCGCACCGGCACCGTCGTGATCGGGCGCAACGTGACGATCTCCACGGTCGCGGTCACCCACGGCAACCTCACGGTGCGGGTCACCGAGGCACCGGAGGTGTCGCAGCCGGAGCCCTTCTCCAACGGCCAGACCGTCGTGGTGCCGCGCACGGAAGTGTCGGCGCGGGAGGAGCGCGGCAAGCTCGCCATCCTCGGCGGCTCCGACCTTCAGACGCTGGTGCGCGGGCTCAATCAGGTCGGGCTCAAGCCCACCGACATCATCGCGATCCTGCAGGCGGTGAAGACCGCCGGCGCCCTCCAGGCGGAGCTTGTGGTGCAGTGA
- a CDS encoding conserved protein of unknown function; putative exported protein (Evidence 4 : Unknown function but conserved in other organisms), translating into MTNVTLRIALCWLALGGTALAASGDHADPAKNAAMRALATRDAPKEISAQDFVAKEPAKTGYCANIADAAADARFAWQKEQLAVMERQVEERIKLLEEKRAEYEAWLKRRNEFLAKADESVVAVYAKMRPDAAALQLANMPDEAAAALLTKLNARTASAILSEMEAARAAGLARAMSESGRKDATTPAIKKNQRS; encoded by the coding sequence GTGACGAACGTGACGCTGCGCATCGCCCTGTGCTGGCTCGCGCTCGGCGGGACCGCGCTCGCGGCCAGCGGCGACCACGCCGACCCGGCCAAGAACGCCGCGATGCGGGCGCTCGCCACCCGCGACGCGCCGAAGGAGATCTCGGCCCAGGACTTCGTCGCCAAGGAGCCGGCCAAGACCGGCTACTGCGCCAATATCGCGGATGCCGCCGCCGATGCCCGCTTCGCGTGGCAGAAGGAGCAGCTCGCGGTGATGGAGCGGCAGGTCGAGGAGCGCATCAAGCTCCTCGAAGAGAAGCGGGCCGAGTACGAGGCGTGGCTCAAGCGCCGCAACGAATTCCTGGCCAAGGCCGATGAGAGCGTGGTCGCGGTCTACGCCAAGATGCGGCCCGACGCGGCGGCGCTCCAGCTCGCCAACATGCCCGACGAGGCGGCGGCCGCCCTGCTGACCAAGCTGAACGCCCGCACCGCGAGCGCCATCCTCTCCGAGATGGAGGCGGCCCGTGCCGCCGGTCTCGCCCGTGCGATGTCGGAGTCGGGCCGCAAGGACGCGACCACTCCGGCCATTAAGAAGAACCAGAGGTCGTGA
- the carA gene encoding carbamoyl phosphate synthetase, glutamine amidotransferase small subunit (Evidence 2a : Function from experimental evidences in other organisms; Product type e : enzyme), translating to MLQDEPATLRADPARTNPEPKAPEPWSEPLVTALLVLADGTVLEGFGIGQTGAADGEVCFNTAMTGYQEILTDPSYAGQIVTFTFPHIGNVGTNDEDLESLEAAPASGVRGAVIASAVTKPSNWRSSSHLDGWLKARGIVGITGIDTRALTALIRDRGMPNAVIANDPEGKFDREALKARAAALAPMEGLDLVPPVTSRETTAWTETVWAVKGGYGSRAPGQGLKVVAIDYGVKRNILRLLAEAGCDVTVVPATTTAEDIMALKPDGVFLSNGPGDPAATGEYAVPVIRKLLDERVPTFGICLGHQLMGLALGGRTVKMGQGHHGANHPVKDHTTGKVEIVSMNHGFAVDPTSLPETAVETHVSLFDGSNCGLSLTDRPAFSVQHHPEASPGPRDSHYLFERFVKLMRENRPETAA from the coding sequence ATGCTGCAAGACGAACCCGCGACCCTGCGCGCCGATCCCGCGCGCACGAACCCGGAACCCAAGGCGCCCGAGCCCTGGAGCGAGCCGCTGGTGACGGCCCTGCTTGTCCTGGCCGACGGCACCGTGCTCGAAGGCTTCGGCATCGGCCAGACCGGCGCCGCCGACGGCGAGGTCTGCTTCAACACGGCGATGACGGGCTATCAGGAGATCCTGACCGACCCGTCCTATGCCGGGCAGATCGTCACCTTCACCTTCCCGCATATCGGCAATGTCGGCACCAACGACGAGGATCTGGAGAGCCTCGAAGCGGCACCGGCCTCCGGCGTGCGCGGCGCGGTGATCGCCTCGGCGGTCACGAAGCCGTCGAATTGGCGCTCGTCCTCGCATCTTGACGGCTGGCTCAAGGCCCGCGGCATCGTCGGCATCACCGGGATCGACACGCGGGCGCTGACCGCGCTGATCCGCGACCGCGGCATGCCCAACGCCGTGATCGCCAATGATCCCGAGGGCAAGTTCGATCGCGAGGCGCTGAAGGCCCGCGCGGCCGCGCTCGCGCCGATGGAAGGTCTCGACCTCGTGCCGCCGGTGACCTCCCGCGAGACCACGGCCTGGACCGAGACCGTCTGGGCGGTGAAGGGCGGCTACGGCTCGCGCGCGCCGGGCCAGGGTCTCAAGGTCGTGGCCATCGATTACGGCGTGAAGCGCAACATCCTGCGCCTGCTGGCGGAGGCCGGCTGCGACGTCACCGTGGTGCCGGCCACGACCACGGCCGAGGACATCATGGCGCTGAAGCCGGACGGCGTGTTCCTCTCCAACGGTCCCGGCGACCCTGCCGCGACCGGCGAATACGCCGTGCCGGTGATCCGCAAGCTGCTCGACGAGCGGGTGCCGACCTTCGGCATCTGCCTCGGCCACCAGCTCATGGGCCTCGCGCTCGGCGGGCGCACGGTGAAGATGGGCCAGGGCCATCACGGCGCGAACCACCCGGTGAAGGACCACACCACCGGCAAGGTCGAGATCGTCTCGATGAACCACGGCTTCGCGGTTGATCCCACGAGCCTGCCCGAGACCGCCGTCGAGACCCATGTCTCGCTGTTCGACGGCTCGAATTGCGGTCTCTCGCTCACCGACCGCCCGGCCTTCTCGGTGCAGCACCACCCGGAAGCGTCTCCGGGCCCGCGTGACAGCCACTATCTGTTCGAGCGTTTCGTGAAGCTGATGCGCGAGAACCGGCCCGAGACGGCCGCCTGA
- the flgB gene encoding Flagellar basal-body rod protein flgB (Evidence 2b : Function from indirect experimental evidences (e.g. phenotypes); Product type s : structure): MTTGVYLFDLASQHARFLATRQATIAGNVANANTPGYKARDVMPFAQVLARTGLDMASTATSHLGTQGTGIPVREAKPTETWEVLQSSSAVSLEQEMLKAGDVSRQHNLDTAVVKSFHRMLMAAVKGGA, encoded by the coding sequence ATGACGACGGGCGTCTACCTGTTCGACCTCGCCTCGCAGCACGCGCGTTTTCTCGCGACGCGGCAGGCCACCATCGCTGGAAACGTCGCGAACGCGAACACCCCCGGCTACAAGGCGAGGGACGTGATGCCCTTCGCGCAGGTTCTGGCGCGTACCGGGCTCGACATGGCCTCGACCGCCACGAGCCATCTGGGAACGCAGGGCACCGGCATCCCCGTGCGCGAGGCCAAGCCCACCGAGACCTGGGAAGTGCTCCAATCGTCGAGCGCGGTCAGCCTGGAGCAGGAGATGCTCAAGGCCGGCGACGTCTCCCGGCAGCACAACCTCGATACGGCGGTGGTGAAGTCGTTCCATCGCATGCTGATGGCCGCGGTGAAGGGCGGCGCATGA
- the flgG gene encoding flagellar biosynthesis; cell-distal portion of basal-body rod (Evidence 2b : Function from indirect experimental evidences (e.g. phenotypes); Product type s : structure) — protein MRALAIAATGMSAQQLNLEVIANNIANLNTTGFKGARAEFTDLLYQAERQQGVPNQAGQEAVPEGAMLGLGVRAAAIRNLHRQGSLANTGNQLDLAVNGRGYFQITSPAGEIQYTRAGSFNKNNAGQLVTMEGYAVDPAILIPQNTTQVTINESGQVFAKIDGQVALQNVGQLTLANFANDSGLEPLGNGLYRETPASGAPVVGNPGDVSYGKLQQGYLEGSNVDPVKEITSLITAQRAFEMNSKVIQAADEMAGTVSKGIR, from the coding sequence ATGCGCGCGCTCGCCATCGCCGCCACGGGCATGTCCGCCCAGCAGCTCAACCTCGAAGTCATCGCCAACAACATCGCCAACCTGAACACCACCGGGTTCAAGGGCGCGCGGGCCGAGTTCACCGATCTGCTTTATCAGGCCGAGCGGCAGCAGGGCGTGCCGAACCAGGCGGGCCAGGAGGCGGTGCCGGAGGGCGCGATGCTCGGCCTCGGCGTCCGCGCCGCCGCGATCCGCAACCTGCACCGGCAGGGCTCGCTGGCCAACACCGGCAACCAGCTCGATCTGGCGGTGAACGGGCGCGGCTACTTCCAGATCACCAGCCCGGCGGGCGAGATCCAGTACACCCGCGCCGGCTCGTTCAACAAGAACAACGCCGGCCAGCTCGTGACCATGGAAGGTTACGCAGTCGATCCCGCGATCCTGATCCCTCAGAACACGACGCAAGTGACGATCAACGAGTCCGGTCAGGTCTTCGCCAAGATCGACGGGCAGGTCGCGTTGCAGAATGTCGGCCAGTTGACGCTGGCCAACTTCGCCAACGATTCCGGCCTCGAACCGCTCGGCAACGGCCTCTACCGCGAGACCCCGGCCTCCGGCGCGCCCGTGGTCGGCAATCCCGGCGACGTGAGCTACGGCAAGCTGCAGCAGGGCTATCTCGAAGGCTCGAACGTCGATCCGGTGAAAGAGATCACCAGCCTCATCACGGCCCAGCGCGCCTTCGAGATGAACTCGAAGGTGATCCAGGCCGCCGACGAGATGGCCGGAACGGTCTCCAAGGGCATCCGCTGA
- the fliE gene encoding Flagellar hook-basal body complex protein FliE (Evidence 2b : Function from indirect experimental evidences (e.g. phenotypes); Product type s : structure), which produces MIEALNSLAAFDKVAGTSFAGTAPTQKAMFSPAALSGIAGTAPTAPTDFGEVMAQVASSARDALRTGEATAISGIQGKATAQQVVEAVMSAEQSLQTVAAIRDKVVAAYLELSRMPI; this is translated from the coding sequence ATGATCGAAGCCCTCAACTCGCTCGCCGCCTTCGACAAGGTCGCCGGCACCTCCTTCGCCGGGACCGCGCCGACCCAGAAGGCCATGTTTAGCCCGGCCGCCCTCTCGGGCATCGCCGGGACCGCCCCGACCGCGCCCACCGATTTCGGTGAGGTGATGGCCCAGGTCGCGTCCAGCGCCCGCGACGCGCTGCGCACCGGCGAGGCCACGGCGATCTCCGGCATCCAGGGCAAGGCCACCGCGCAGCAGGTGGTCGAGGCGGTGATGTCCGCCGAGCAGAGCCTCCAGACCGTGGCGGCGATCCGCGACAAGGTGGTCGCCGCCTACCTCGAACTCAGCCGCATGCCGATCTGA
- the flgA gene encoding Flagella basal body p ring formation protein FlgA (Evidence 2b : Function from indirect experimental evidences (e.g. phenotypes); Product type s : structure), translated as MPRKTFVRGLVLAALAAGSAQPIAPAQAVEGMANAELMLPVPTVTIYPGDTIKESMLRMQAYPATYRARTAVIDASAAIAGRVARRMLLPGEPVPVNAVDDPRLVSRGAPTQMIFEENGLVITAVGAPLQNGGLGETIRVRNTDTNRIILGTVMADGRIRIGAQ; from the coding sequence ATGCCCCGCAAGACCTTCGTCCGCGGCCTCGTGCTCGCCGCCCTCGCGGCCGGCTCGGCGCAGCCCATCGCCCCGGCGCAGGCCGTCGAGGGCATGGCGAATGCCGAACTCATGCTGCCGGTGCCGACCGTCACGATCTATCCCGGCGACACCATCAAGGAATCGATGCTGCGGATGCAGGCCTATCCCGCGACCTACCGGGCGCGCACGGCAGTCATCGATGCCTCCGCCGCGATCGCCGGCCGGGTCGCCCGGCGGATGCTGCTGCCGGGTGAGCCGGTGCCGGTCAACGCCGTGGACGATCCCCGCCTCGTAAGCCGTGGCGCGCCGACGCAGATGATCTTCGAGGAGAACGGCCTCGTCATCACCGCGGTCGGAGCACCGCTCCAGAACGGCGGCCTCGGCGAGACGATCCGCGTGCGCAACACCGACACCAACCGCATCATCCTCGGCACGGTGATGGCCGACGGCCGCATCCGGATCGGCGCGCAATGA
- a CDS encoding protein of unknown function (Evidence 5 : Unknown function), with the protein MMDQIDEQAAAAVSDGEGAAPLLPAASRYAGGAGPGGREGLHRIAPNNRFARVGLSFSDLTPGSWACLRFGLAFDADEAAALAVDAVAAGFDFLAADGSSLDLDHVPGLARSLLDPHVAWIPGPALLDAEPFRIAFRVPDQARGVSVTLRSWRNTGDVAVADPVLRLGAPDPAPAPRRRPLSGEGLRFDYALAEDVALVLRGQIYAARADEHAARVRLVYRDAAGAEIAPPYANAVSVPGLGAVINLSAQPQARRFTLTLRPPPGAAAVALDFGAWEDAQTASESELIGQPELALEDDFRLESLCDDDVLDAPAFLARLADRLGLPEGVPASWRAGSETGAAPILARARDLRNGPDRSARIEGGECGPGSGRPARLDVAASARLARGSVPLGGVAPRLSVVGLAAAARRASGRSGPRPDHRRGVVAGQSVEPAGGRPESAPGGSGPPRGDVLASLPTGVDDPARTEIAAEAARQGFALAEIVGQNTLARALHGIQAAAALLAVARALPGFAFAPYWDSLARDSLTHGFDALLSEAGAFADAAPVRRLDLLSHGQAIAEALGETEPGPTIRRRVEAALPGLAGLIDRGGRLPPFGDAPAGLDHAAWIARLSSQGHSQGHDLVAERDAAPVAEGRTAGMLALRYDGMEQGWGHFALTHAAQSPHGHRDCTSFTFATGSRRWIVEGGGADGVEVGPARHYLLSPRAHNVAIPDGCEPVAGSGTLSARFTLDGAEALTLSTTVHGPDYAHARLFLVLDDLIGMAVIDRFARVGPSLSFEGLLHLPPDTLVALSSPRRALAQQEGRRLEFFAIPLKGQAAGLEVAIGRSDRPHAMQGFCATGSGGLRPAPVLRYAFTGRDTVCGGVVIAADAEAEQRLVRLLADGAVRLWVEE; encoded by the coding sequence GTGATGGACCAGATCGATGAGCAGGCCGCTGCGGCCGTCTCCGACGGCGAGGGCGCAGCGCCCCTGCTGCCGGCCGCTTCACGCTATGCCGGGGGCGCCGGGCCCGGCGGACGCGAAGGGCTGCACCGCATCGCACCCAACAACCGCTTCGCGCGGGTGGGCTTGAGCTTTTCCGACCTGACGCCAGGCAGTTGGGCCTGCCTGCGATTCGGTCTCGCCTTCGACGCGGACGAGGCGGCGGCTCTGGCCGTCGATGCCGTCGCGGCCGGCTTCGACTTCCTGGCGGCGGACGGCTCCAGCCTCGATCTCGACCACGTGCCGGGGCTGGCCCGCAGCCTGCTCGATCCGCACGTTGCTTGGATTCCGGGGCCGGCGCTGCTCGATGCGGAGCCGTTCCGGATCGCCTTCCGCGTGCCCGACCAGGCGCGCGGCGTCAGCGTCACCCTGCGCTCGTGGCGCAACACCGGCGACGTCGCCGTGGCCGACCCTGTCCTGCGCCTCGGCGCGCCCGATCCGGCGCCGGCGCCGCGTCGGCGCCCGTTGTCCGGCGAGGGGCTGCGATTCGACTACGCGCTGGCCGAGGACGTCGCCCTGGTGCTGCGCGGCCAGATCTACGCCGCGCGGGCCGACGAGCATGCCGCGCGGGTGCGCCTGGTCTACCGTGATGCGGCGGGAGCGGAGATTGCGCCGCCCTACGCCAACGCCGTCTCCGTGCCGGGCCTCGGTGCGGTCATCAACCTCTCGGCCCAGCCGCAGGCGCGCCGCTTCACCCTGACCCTGCGTCCGCCACCCGGTGCCGCAGCGGTCGCGCTCGATTTCGGTGCGTGGGAGGATGCGCAGACCGCCTCGGAGAGCGAGCTGATCGGCCAGCCCGAACTCGCGCTCGAAGACGATTTCCGCCTCGAAAGCCTTTGCGACGACGACGTCCTCGATGCGCCGGCCTTCCTCGCCCGCCTCGCCGACCGGCTCGGCCTGCCCGAAGGCGTGCCCGCGTCGTGGCGGGCGGGGTCCGAGACGGGCGCCGCGCCGATCCTCGCGCGGGCCCGCGACTTGCGCAACGGGCCGGATCGCAGTGCGCGGATCGAGGGGGGAGAGTGTGGTCCTGGCTCTGGCCGGCCTGCCCGATTGGACGTTGCCGCAAGCGCCAGATTGGCGCGAGGATCCGTTCCGCTCGGTGGCGTGGCGCCTCGCCTATCAGTCGTTGGCCTGGCTGCTGCCGCTCGCCGCGCTTCCGGACGGAGCGGCCCGCGCCCGGACCATCGCCGCGGCGTGGTCGCGGGCCAATCCGTGGAGCCAGCCGGCGGACGGCCTGAGTCTGCACCCGGCGGCTCTGGCCCCCCCCGCGGCGACGTGCTGGCGAGCCTGCCTACAGGCGTCGACGATCCCGCACGCACCGAGATCGCCGCGGAGGCCGCACGGCAGGGCTTCGCGCTCGCCGAGATCGTCGGGCAGAACACCCTGGCGCGGGCTCTGCACGGCATCCAGGCGGCGGCGGCGCTGCTGGCCGTCGCGCGGGCGCTGCCCGGCTTCGCCTTTGCCCCGTACTGGGATTCCCTGGCGCGCGACAGCCTCACCCACGGCTTCGATGCGCTGTTGTCGGAGGCGGGCGCATTCGCCGATGCCGCCCCGGTGCGGCGCCTCGATCTCCTGAGCCACGGACAAGCGATCGCCGAGGCGCTGGGTGAAACCGAGCCCGGCCCGACGATCCGCCGCCGTGTCGAGGCGGCGTTGCCGGGCCTCGCCGGGCTGATCGATCGCGGCGGGCGGCTGCCGCCCTTCGGCGATGCCCCCGCCGGCCTCGACCACGCCGCCTGGATCGCCCGGCTGTCCTCGCAGGGCCATTCTCAGGGTCACGACCTCGTCGCGGAGCGCGACGCCGCGCCCGTTGCCGAGGGCCGTACCGCCGGCATGCTTGCGCTCCGCTACGATGGGATGGAGCAGGGCTGGGGCCATTTCGCCCTCACCCATGCCGCGCAATCACCGCACGGGCATCGCGACTGCACCTCCTTCACCTTCGCCACGGGCTCGCGGCGCTGGATCGTGGAGGGCGGCGGCGCCGACGGCGTCGAGGTCGGGCCCGCGCGCCACTACCTGCTCTCGCCCCGCGCCCACAACGTCGCCATCCCCGATGGGTGCGAGCCGGTCGCCGGTTCGGGGACGCTGAGCGCGCGCTTCACGCTCGACGGTGCCGAGGCCCTGACTCTGTCCACCACCGTGCACGGGCCCGACTACGCCCATGCGCGCCTCTTCCTCGTGCTCGACGACCTGATCGGGATGGCCGTGATCGACCGATTCGCGCGGGTGGGGCCTTCGCTGTCGTTCGAGGGGCTGCTGCATCTGCCCCCCGACACCCTCGTCGCGCTCTCCAGCCCCCGCCGGGCGCTCGCCCAGCAGGAGGGGCGGCGGCTCGAATTCTTCGCGATTCCGCTGAAGGGGCAGGCGGCCGGGTTGGAGGTCGCCATCGGCCGCAGCGACCGGCCGCACGCGATGCAGGGATTTTGCGCGACGGGATCGGGCGGGCTGAGGCCGGCGCCGGTGCTGCGCTACGCCTTCACCGGCCGCGACACGGTCTGCGGCGGTGTCGTCATCGCCGCGGATGCGGAGGCGGAGCAGCGGCTGGTGCGGTTGCTCGCCGACGGCGCGGTGCGGCTTTGGGTGGAGGAGTAA